From candidate division KSB1 bacterium, a single genomic window includes:
- a CDS encoding TonB family protein, which yields MAKERIVEQLQIKVTQGDGAAQRVLGEGERLTVGRASANDVVVRSEGVPERHVLLGWLNGRFVAQIQGFVQGEVWVEDSRLKVHDLVKHGLLPRRGTSYLLPLSAGKQGCLYVGPARVEFACERVKVPVTAPPTEFSLTRNLLKSLTEEPLFKLVLSGLLLVVGFTVWQLSGMTITERKPVDLDKVPQRFARFVVRSQVQPVVESARGPAAPSTAEKPKAEEAERTSEAARRGGGGGGAEARTVTTKGLLGLISGTGEGGRSGTLVDILMDKGLVHELVAVAGESDLRVGRREGTQGKGAGLEELFEATKSGGIDDLLGDLDASVPSVQLKKEGTVTVERTATVTGSEEARGRRDPEALRAVVSANMGRITYIYNKYLKRNPNLQGKVSLDITITASGLVSKVEVVESTITDREFINELVNAVRRWRFDPIESGTVIVNYPFVFYRES from the coding sequence ATGGCGAAAGAGCGAATCGTTGAGCAGCTGCAGATCAAAGTGACCCAGGGCGACGGCGCCGCTCAGCGCGTGTTAGGGGAGGGCGAACGTCTTACCGTTGGGCGTGCCTCAGCAAACGATGTCGTCGTGCGGAGCGAAGGAGTGCCCGAGCGGCATGTCTTGTTAGGGTGGCTGAATGGAAGATTCGTCGCGCAGATTCAAGGTTTTGTCCAAGGTGAGGTTTGGGTCGAGGACTCCCGGCTCAAAGTGCACGATTTGGTCAAGCATGGCCTTCTACCCCGCCGCGGCACCTCCTACCTTCTGCCCTTGAGCGCAGGAAAACAGGGCTGCCTGTATGTGGGCCCGGCGCGGGTGGAATTCGCCTGCGAACGGGTCAAAGTGCCCGTGACGGCGCCGCCCACGGAGTTCTCGCTCACGCGCAACCTGCTCAAGAGCCTCACCGAGGAGCCGCTGTTCAAGCTGGTGCTGAGCGGTCTACTTCTGGTTGTGGGATTCACCGTGTGGCAGTTGAGCGGAATGACCATCACCGAGCGAAAACCGGTGGACCTGGACAAAGTGCCGCAGCGCTTTGCTCGTTTTGTCGTTCGGTCGCAGGTCCAGCCGGTGGTAGAGAGTGCGCGTGGCCCGGCCGCCCCGTCTACTGCCGAGAAACCCAAAGCGGAAGAAGCGGAGAGAACCTCCGAAGCAGCTCGCCGGGGAGGCGGCGGAGGGGGAGCCGAGGCGCGGACCGTCACCACAAAGGGGCTTTTGGGACTGATCTCTGGCACCGGCGAGGGAGGTCGGAGTGGCACCCTGGTGGATATCCTAATGGACAAGGGGCTGGTGCACGAATTGGTTGCCGTGGCCGGTGAGAGCGACCTTAGGGTGGGAAGACGGGAAGGAACCCAGGGGAAAGGTGCTGGCCTCGAAGAGCTCTTTGAAGCAACGAAGAGCGGCGGCATCGACGACCTCCTCGGGGACTTGGACGCGAGTGTGCCCAGCGTGCAGCTCAAGAAGGAGGGGACTGTCACCGTCGAGCGCACCGCCACCGTCACTGGCAGTGAGGAAGCGCGTGGCCGGCGTGACCCGGAGGCACTGCGGGCTGTGGTGAGCGCCAATATGGGGCGCATCACCTACATCTACAACAAGTACCTCAAGCGCAACCCCAATCTCCAGGGCAAGGTCAGCCTGGATATCACCATCACGGCCAGCGGCTTAGTGAGCAAGGTAGAAGTGGTGGAGAGTACCATCACCGACCGAGAGTTCATCAACGAGCTGGTGAACGCAGTCCGCAGGTGGCGGTTTGACCCCATCGAGAGC
- a CDS encoding biopolymer transporter ExbD, which yields MFSSQDSARWQPLPPRRRGRTGSFTLRLTSMIDMFTILLVFLLKSYSAEGQIMTIARDLRLPESTATLPPKTTSIVAITHEWILLDGRPIARNAEVLARGELVIPSLLKELQDLRALTEGIGQLGAVSTFAGNITIQGDKSTPFELLKRVMVTCGRMGYNDMNLAVLRAE from the coding sequence ATGTTCTCGTCACAGGATTCGGCACGATGGCAGCCATTGCCGCCACGCAGGCGCGGGCGCACGGGAAGCTTTACGTTGCGCCTCACTTCCATGATAGACATGTTCACCATCTTGCTGGTTTTCTTGCTGAAAAGTTATTCGGCCGAAGGGCAGATTATGACCATTGCGCGGGACCTGCGCCTGCCGGAGTCGACTGCGACCTTGCCGCCTAAGACCACCTCCATCGTGGCCATTACGCATGAGTGGATCCTTTTGGACGGTCGCCCCATCGCGCGGAACGCAGAAGTCCTCGCAAGGGGGGAGCTGGTGATCCCGTCTCTCCTCAAAGAGTTGCAGGACCTTCGTGCGCTGACCGAAGGCATTGGGCAACTGGGCGCGGTGAGCACCTTTGCTGGCAACATCACCATTCAAGGGGACAAAAGTACGCCTTTTGAGCTGCTCAAGCGTGTGATGGTGACTTGCGGGCGGATGGGCTACAATGACATGAACCTGGCGGTGCTGCGTGCAGAGTAG
- a CDS encoding biopolymer transporter ExbD: MNLKAALGRGRTRGEADVNIIGVMNLFLILVPFLLLTAVFVKIAVLELSLPAAGRKGGVAAQDKPAILNILAVEEDGFQLNSPYMNHPKLPKLGGAFDYKGLAAQLKAVKARYPESEDIVISPASAILYEVIVKVMDTCREAGFPNISLAG; the protein is encoded by the coding sequence ATGAACTTGAAAGCGGCACTTGGGCGGGGCCGCACTCGCGGCGAGGCGGACGTCAACATCATTGGCGTCATGAATCTCTTCCTGATTCTGGTGCCGTTTCTCCTTCTGACCGCCGTGTTTGTCAAGATCGCCGTACTGGAACTCTCTCTGCCCGCTGCCGGTCGTAAGGGTGGAGTAGCGGCGCAAGACAAGCCGGCCATCCTGAATATCCTGGCAGTGGAAGAGGACGGTTTCCAGCTCAACAGCCCCTACATGAACCATCCCAAACTGCCTAAGCTGGGTGGAGCGTTCGATTACAAGGGGTTGGCAGCGCAGCTCAAGGCGGTCAAGGCCAGGTATCCGGAGAGCGAAGATATCGTCATCTCGCCTGCCTCCGCTATTCTGTATGAAGTGATCGTCAAGGTGATGGACACCTGCCGTGAGGCGGGGTTCCCCAACATTTCGCTGGCGGGCTGA
- a CDS encoding MotA/TolQ/ExbB proton channel family protein, which translates to MSLETIAAFFKHGGPFMYVIALAMVFGYAIAIERIIVLAFKTRIDSGAFVSRVLELVRSGNVARAIDYARRSDAPLPRIVRAGLEQLHNGGGEKEVQRAFELAALVEVPKLEKRTHYLSTIANVATLLGLLGTIFGLIVSFQAVAQAEAAQKAELLSVGISQAMNTTAFGLIVAIPCLLAYGYLQEKTNGLIDEINESVARVFHGVTSGRE; encoded by the coding sequence GTGAGTTTGGAGACCATTGCCGCATTCTTTAAGCACGGTGGGCCGTTCATGTACGTCATCGCGTTGGCGATGGTGTTCGGCTATGCGATAGCGATCGAGCGGATTATCGTATTGGCGTTCAAAACGCGGATCGATAGCGGCGCATTTGTCAGCCGGGTTTTGGAGCTGGTCCGTTCCGGAAACGTTGCCCGCGCCATTGACTATGCCCGACGTTCGGATGCTCCCCTGCCGCGGATTGTCCGGGCCGGCCTGGAGCAACTGCACAACGGCGGCGGCGAAAAGGAGGTACAACGCGCATTCGAACTGGCTGCGTTGGTAGAGGTGCCCAAATTGGAGAAACGCACCCATTACCTCTCGACTATTGCCAACGTCGCGACGCTGCTCGGGTTGCTGGGAACCATTTTTGGCCTCATTGTCTCCTTCCAGGCCGTCGCCCAAGCTGAGGCGGCACAAAAGGCGGAGCTTCTTTCGGTGGGCATTTCGCAGGCCATGAATACCACCGCCTTCGGCCTCATTGTGGCCATTCCCTGTCTGCTTGCCTACGGCTACCTGCAGGAGAAGACCAACGGGTTGATCGACGAGATCAACGAGAGTGTGGCGCGCGTTTTTCACGGCGTGACTTCGGGCAGGGAGTAG
- a CDS encoding tetratricopeptide repeat protein: protein MTGLRTRHWHQRVKLGGALVIALLLEVGGTPGALAQVVTQGQISPIEEARLHEAIRENETLLAKYPRAEFTPTVMFQLAELYARKADLEFQRQMTVYEADMAKYDQGLLPSPPTMPRINLQKTIAIATKLLDLFPTIDFKDRVLYRLAMSHLDEGNRDRAREYFDRLLAEAPTSPLVPEADFRLGEYYFERREFQQAITHYRRLLDKWDSPYFEMGLYKLGWSYYNLNDYANAISSFVYLIEETRAIASGSRVAGGNKNKADLRREAIEYIAASFTEFGGPAKARAFFQTKQDRDYPIQIFLKMADIYNARNFYDEAIETYRTMLEVFPFYHDAPVLYKRIVETYERAGEEEKANQAREVLAANFGPGSAWLAQYPEGEIRTNALRLAQEALFELGTYYHAKAQEQRQVRTFRLAIDRFSQYLSKFPHGDKASQVNFLLAECLYEVGDFERAAEAYYQCMTNYEDERFKEQAAYNRILCYYQLCQGGVRADSMTAYIDDFLGSGVMQPVRVAHPAQAHLVQACNDFERFLAQSPKRAEVLMKLGETLYQLGSFTLAVQAYRKVAEIPERGPYTAQAITMIAQSLFKSGQYEEAEAWYNRLATAYADSADYVERAQRMVASSRFKAAEALKGQGRLQDAAAAFARLAGSARDPEVAERALYEAAALFEQSGATENAVQLFEDLPRSYPRSKLVDEALFRAGVLRQSMGQWQEAAQDFVRLGEVAPTSTYLARALFNAGACYENLQDWAAARRVYERYVALSGVEPNEHVEALFKIGDMAFKQGDSRAAQEAFARTIAQYNSYILRGEVVDDYVPAHAQFMIGEILFQDYCRIQLVPPLERNLVRKRDELKRVLEAYKDAAKYKVAEWATAASYRIGLAFEEFVRAFLESPRPDNLTPDERLVYDEKLVQTTQPFKLQALETYRANVRRAEESNIDNEWVAQSRKRLQALLIELGPDAGLQTDDGSAPGQRPGTNKG, encoded by the coding sequence ATGACAGGGCTACGGACAAGGCACTGGCACCAAAGGGTGAAACTTGGTGGGGCTTTGGTCATCGCACTGCTCCTGGAGGTGGGAGGGACTCCTGGCGCTTTGGCGCAAGTAGTGACCCAGGGCCAGATCTCCCCCATCGAGGAGGCGCGTCTGCACGAGGCGATTCGCGAGAACGAAACCCTTCTTGCGAAGTACCCGCGGGCTGAGTTCACCCCCACGGTGATGTTCCAATTGGCCGAACTCTACGCCCGCAAGGCGGATCTGGAGTTTCAGCGACAGATGACCGTCTACGAGGCGGACATGGCGAAATACGACCAAGGTCTTCTGCCGTCTCCGCCCACTATGCCACGCATCAATCTGCAGAAGACCATCGCCATAGCGACCAAGCTCCTCGACCTCTTCCCCACCATCGACTTCAAAGACCGCGTGCTGTATCGCCTGGCGATGAGTCATCTGGACGAGGGAAATCGAGACAGGGCCAGGGAATATTTCGATCGTCTCCTGGCGGAGGCACCAACAAGCCCGCTGGTACCGGAGGCCGATTTTCGTTTGGGCGAATACTACTTCGAACGTCGAGAATTCCAACAGGCCATTACTCATTACCGCCGTCTTCTCGACAAGTGGGATAGCCCCTATTTCGAGATGGGACTGTACAAGTTGGGCTGGTCCTATTACAACCTTAACGATTACGCCAACGCGATAAGCAGCTTTGTCTACTTGATTGAGGAAACGCGGGCGATTGCGTCCGGAAGTCGCGTTGCGGGAGGGAACAAGAACAAGGCTGACCTGCGTCGAGAGGCCATTGAATACATCGCCGCCTCCTTCACCGAGTTCGGCGGCCCGGCCAAGGCTCGGGCCTTCTTCCAGACCAAACAGGACCGCGACTATCCGATCCAGATTTTTCTAAAGATGGCCGACATCTACAATGCGCGTAACTTCTACGACGAGGCCATTGAAACCTACAGAACGATGCTCGAGGTCTTTCCCTTCTATCACGATGCGCCAGTACTCTACAAGCGCATTGTGGAGACGTATGAGCGGGCTGGGGAGGAGGAGAAGGCGAATCAGGCGCGCGAGGTGCTGGCTGCCAACTTTGGGCCCGGAAGTGCATGGCTTGCCCAGTACCCGGAGGGCGAGATCCGCACCAATGCCTTGCGACTGGCGCAAGAGGCGCTCTTCGAGTTGGGCACGTACTACCATGCCAAAGCTCAGGAGCAGCGCCAGGTCCGCACCTTCCGTCTGGCTATCGACAGGTTTTCCCAATACCTCAGCAAGTTCCCACATGGTGACAAGGCTTCTCAGGTCAACTTTCTCCTGGCCGAGTGCCTGTACGAAGTGGGGGACTTTGAACGAGCGGCAGAGGCCTATTACCAGTGCATGACCAACTATGAGGACGAGCGCTTCAAGGAGCAGGCGGCCTACAATCGCATACTATGCTACTACCAACTTTGCCAAGGTGGTGTGCGTGCCGACTCGATGACTGCCTATATTGACGATTTCCTTGGCTCGGGGGTCATGCAGCCCGTGCGAGTGGCACACCCCGCTCAGGCCCATCTGGTGCAAGCGTGCAACGACTTTGAGCGGTTTCTCGCCCAGAGCCCGAAACGGGCTGAGGTGCTGATGAAACTGGGCGAAACCCTGTATCAATTGGGAAGCTTCACGTTGGCGGTTCAGGCTTACCGAAAGGTAGCCGAGATTCCCGAACGTGGTCCGTACACCGCCCAGGCCATTACGATGATCGCCCAGTCTCTGTTCAAGAGTGGGCAGTACGAGGAGGCGGAAGCGTGGTACAATAGACTTGCCACGGCATATGCTGATTCTGCCGACTATGTGGAGCGGGCCCAGCGAATGGTGGCGTCGTCCCGGTTCAAGGCGGCAGAGGCGCTCAAAGGTCAGGGGCGATTGCAGGATGCTGCAGCGGCATTTGCGCGCCTTGCGGGCTCCGCGCGGGACCCGGAAGTGGCGGAGCGCGCCCTGTACGAAGCCGCCGCTCTGTTCGAACAGAGCGGGGCGACGGAAAATGCGGTGCAGCTCTTCGAGGACCTTCCTCGGTCGTATCCGCGCAGCAAACTGGTGGACGAGGCCCTTTTCCGCGCGGGCGTGCTGAGGCAGAGCATGGGGCAGTGGCAGGAGGCGGCGCAAGATTTTGTTCGCCTGGGCGAAGTTGCGCCCACCTCCACCTATTTGGCGAGGGCGTTATTCAATGCGGGAGCCTGCTACGAGAATCTCCAGGACTGGGCGGCTGCCCGGCGCGTCTATGAACGCTATGTGGCGCTAAGTGGCGTAGAGCCCAATGAACACGTGGAGGCACTTTTCAAGATCGGCGACATGGCGTTTAAGCAGGGCGACTCCCGAGCAGCCCAGGAGGCCTTTGCGAGAACCATCGCCCAGTACAACTCTTACATCCTGCGCGGTGAAGTCGTGGATGATTACGTGCCTGCTCATGCTCAGTTCATGATCGGTGAAATACTTTTTCAGGACTATTGTCGCATCCAGCTCGTACCGCCCCTGGAGAGGAATCTGGTGCGGAAGCGCGATGAGCTAAAGCGCGTCCTTGAGGCCTACAAGGATGCCGCCAAGTACAAGGTGGCGGAATGGGCCACGGCGGCTTCCTATCGTATCGGCCTGGCATTCGAGGAGTTCGTGCGTGCCTTCCTGGAGTCTCCCCGGCCTGACAACCTGACCCCAGACGAACGGCTGGTGTATGATGAGAAACTGGTGCAAACGACACAGCCTTTCAAGCTGCAGGCCCTTGAGACTTACCGCGCCAACGTACGCCGCGCCGAGGAGAGTAACATCGACAATGAATGGGTTGCCCAAAGTCGCAAGCGCTTGCAAGCTCTTCTCATCGAGCTGGGGCCGGACGCTGGGCTACAAACGGACGACGGCTCTGCACCTGGACAGAGGCCGGGGACGAATAAGGGATAG
- a CDS encoding tetratricopeptide repeat protein, with protein MSRGAWHIAVAVYVVIAAWNSAPVEAQQPAADREMERIAERLLSEAKDRIKSGSHWQAARDLALVLDYYPEYKRIDEVLLLLGGCLYEMELYNAAAATYTYLVKNYFGSPLLAKGLLGLQKTAYKQGKYQESLHLYEAILQAPRPVDVDDEARYYAGQSYYNIKDYASALEALLNLDPRSDYYGYGLYTVGLSLLKMKRVTKSVAVFRKLVSLPIVSEERRAIVDEGRLTLGYLYYELGYYKEARGYFAAVSPEHRRYPEALLARGWASVKMGDYEGAVRPLVTLVSRHPQDPKTEEALFLLGRCYLQLGLFDDAVKVYDKIIELFPEEDNLSTLVQQLTDLLGAQEKEVERLREDLLLLEASLLDAMHVGGGPRLPPYLKEEKARLDETRRALLESIVEEHRRFLEMHATIAALRENLSLKMERKSWRAYAEYGKSRALFLKGTAGGAQGRPGGPEH; from the coding sequence GTGTCCAGAGGTGCATGGCACATAGCAGTGGCGGTCTATGTGGTGATAGCCGCCTGGAATTCGGCGCCGGTGGAGGCGCAGCAGCCGGCTGCAGACCGGGAGATGGAGCGGATTGCGGAGCGGCTTTTGAGCGAGGCCAAAGACCGCATCAAGTCGGGATCACATTGGCAGGCTGCACGGGACCTTGCGCTCGTTTTGGATTACTACCCGGAGTATAAGAGAATAGATGAGGTGCTTCTCCTATTGGGTGGCTGCCTTTACGAGATGGAGCTTTACAATGCCGCTGCCGCCACTTACACCTATTTGGTCAAGAACTATTTCGGAAGTCCTCTCCTGGCGAAGGGGCTCTTGGGCTTGCAAAAGACGGCCTACAAACAGGGGAAATACCAGGAAAGTCTCCATCTGTACGAGGCCATCCTCCAGGCACCGCGACCGGTGGACGTGGACGATGAGGCTCGCTATTACGCAGGCCAGAGCTACTATAACATAAAAGACTATGCCAGCGCGCTGGAGGCCCTGCTCAACCTGGACCCTCGCAGCGACTATTACGGCTACGGCCTGTACACGGTGGGGCTCTCGCTGCTCAAGATGAAGCGTGTCACCAAATCGGTGGCCGTTTTTCGCAAATTGGTCTCGTTGCCGATAGTATCTGAGGAGCGGCGCGCAATCGTGGACGAGGGGCGCCTGACACTGGGTTATCTCTACTACGAGCTCGGCTACTACAAGGAGGCCCGGGGGTACTTTGCGGCCGTCTCACCCGAGCACCGTCGCTACCCGGAGGCACTGCTGGCGCGGGGTTGGGCCTCGGTGAAGATGGGCGACTATGAGGGGGCCGTGCGACCATTGGTAACCCTCGTGTCCCGCCACCCCCAGGACCCGAAGACCGAAGAGGCATTATTTTTGCTGGGGCGTTGTTACCTGCAACTAGGCCTGTTTGATGACGCAGTAAAAGTCTATGATAAGATCATTGAACTGTTTCCCGAAGAGGACAACCTGTCCACTTTAGTGCAACAATTGACCGACTTGCTGGGTGCCCAGGAGAAGGAGGTCGAGCGCCTGCGCGAGGACCTGCTGCTGTTGGAGGCGAGTCTTTTGGACGCAATGCACGTGGGTGGCGGGCCCAGGCTGCCACCATACCTCAAGGAAGAGAAGGCGCGGCTCGATGAGACGCGACGCGCGCTGTTGGAGAGTATAGTGGAGGAGCACCGGCGGTTCCTGGAAATGCATGCCACCATCGCGGCGTTGCGTGAGAACCTGAGTCTAAAGATGGAACGCAAAAGTTGGCGTGCCTACGCCGAATATGGAAAGTCGCGGGCTTTGTTCCTCAAAGGTACGGCGGGAGGAGCTCAAGGACGACCTGGTGGGCCGGAGCATTAG
- a CDS encoding V-type proton ATPase subunit G, whose product MKKRSKANILLGVSLGAVLMGVAPSASAQSTMLGGTGLLRVQSAEAIVPGQLNVTAHGLSFVEARDNASMLVKDFTLNASLTFALSETFELTAGMALYQDDGQQLTPMPGDTRLGLKVVPFRWNSVRVGVYPMVVLPTAEYHNVPFEPYSSGKTAAALMGIATFDLWRTFPVAPLKAHVNVGYLDHDLTDRFFTARVDQVLMGVGIKVPVRSSYLFTEYTGEIFLNNSSVRWYQNSQRLTQGLRFLGPFSLVCDLALDVSLTRRAEVEDEFHKRYADWKVTVGVSRRFTVFRQLDRKAREARLRQLEAQREAERLRQRREQAAREMEAMKKELEKPEKP is encoded by the coding sequence ATGAAGAAGAGGTCAAAAGCGAACATACTTCTGGGGGTGAGTCTTGGCGCGGTGTTGATGGGCGTAGCCCCTTCGGCGTCTGCGCAGTCGACAATGCTTGGGGGCACTGGCCTGTTGCGCGTGCAGTCGGCAGAGGCGATTGTCCCAGGACAACTGAACGTCACCGCGCATGGTCTGAGCTTTGTCGAGGCGCGCGATAACGCCTCCATGCTCGTCAAAGACTTTACGCTCAATGCCAGTCTGACCTTCGCCCTGTCGGAGACGTTCGAACTCACGGCGGGTATGGCGCTCTACCAGGATGACGGCCAGCAGCTCACGCCGATGCCGGGCGACACCAGGCTGGGGCTAAAGGTGGTCCCGTTCAGGTGGAACAGCGTGCGGGTTGGGGTGTATCCTATGGTCGTGTTGCCCACGGCAGAGTATCACAACGTCCCCTTCGAGCCCTACTCATCGGGAAAGACGGCGGCAGCACTCATGGGAATTGCCACCTTTGACCTTTGGCGCACATTTCCTGTCGCTCCCCTGAAGGCACATGTGAACGTGGGATACCTCGATCACGACCTTACTGATCGCTTCTTTACCGCCCGGGTTGACCAAGTTCTCATGGGTGTGGGCATCAAGGTACCCGTACGCTCCTCGTACCTTTTCACCGAGTACACGGGCGAGATTTTCTTGAACAACTCCTCTGTAAGGTGGTACCAGAATTCACAACGCTTGACTCAGGGGCTCCGCTTCTTGGGCCCGTTTTCGCTGGTGTGTGATCTGGCGTTGGACGTAAGTCTGACGCGGCGGGCCGAGGTGGAGGACGAGTTCCATAAGCGGTACGCAGACTGGAAGGTCACAGTTGGGGTCTCACGCAGGTTCACCGTCTTCCGCCAGTTGGATAGAAAGGCACGCGAGGCCAGGCTCCGGCAGCTGGAGGCTCAACGGGAGGCCGAACGCCTGCGACAACGACGCGAGCAGGCTGCCCGCGAGATGGAGGCCATGAAAAAGGAATTGGAAAAGCCTGAGAAGCCTTAG
- the tsaD gene encoding tRNA (adenosine(37)-N6)-threonylcarbamoyltransferase complex transferase subunit TsaD, giving the protein MRILGIETSCDDSAAAVVDDDRILANVISSQGIHREYGGVVPEYASRAHMRLLLPVIRHALDLANLQTRDLEAIAVTYGPGLAGSILVGLNVAKSMALALNIPWVGVNHLEGHIFANFLGQAKPPVPFLCLIVSGGHTQLVIVEAEGRYRTIGRTIDDAAGEAFDKVARVLGLGYPGGPALAHLAESGNPHAIAFPRPMMEEGNLDFSFSGIKTAVLYYVQGLGEEEARRQLPDIAASFQAAVVDVLVRKTMAAAAKWHMRTICLAGGVAANTALREALETEAESQGCRLYVPPQELCTDNAAMIARAGLSRIERGERAADELRPEPALTLGFEEEATLSRHNPCTAP; this is encoded by the coding sequence ATGCGCATCTTAGGCATCGAAACGTCCTGCGACGATAGTGCCGCAGCAGTCGTGGATGACGACCGCATTCTGGCCAACGTCATCTCCTCGCAAGGCATTCATCGCGAGTATGGGGGTGTGGTCCCTGAGTATGCCTCGCGCGCCCACATGCGCCTGCTCCTTCCGGTTATCAGACACGCGCTTGACCTGGCCAACCTTCAGACACGCGACCTAGAGGCAATTGCGGTCACCTACGGGCCGGGGCTGGCCGGGTCTATCCTGGTGGGACTCAACGTGGCCAAGAGCATGGCCCTCGCCCTAAATATTCCCTGGGTCGGGGTGAATCACCTGGAGGGCCACATCTTTGCCAACTTTCTCGGCCAGGCAAAGCCGCCGGTGCCGTTTCTCTGTTTGATTGTATCCGGAGGCCACACTCAGCTGGTGATAGTGGAGGCGGAGGGACGGTACCGCACCATAGGGCGAACCATCGATGACGCCGCGGGAGAGGCTTTTGACAAGGTCGCTCGCGTATTGGGGTTAGGGTACCCTGGAGGGCCAGCACTTGCCCATCTGGCAGAATCTGGCAACCCGCATGCTATAGCCTTTCCCCGGCCAATGATGGAGGAAGGCAATCTTGACTTCAGTTTCAGCGGGATTAAGACGGCGGTGTTGTACTACGTGCAGGGCCTCGGGGAGGAGGAGGCGCGCCGGCAACTGCCAGACATAGCCGCGAGCTTCCAGGCAGCGGTAGTAGACGTCCTAGTAAGGAAGACAATGGCAGCGGCGGCGAAATGGCATATGCGCACTATCTGCTTGGCCGGTGGAGTTGCTGCGAACACCGCTCTTCGCGAGGCACTGGAAACGGAGGCGGAGAGCCAAGGGTGCCGGCTCTATGTGCCGCCGCAGGAGCTGTGTACAGATAATGCAGCGATGATCGCGCGCGCCGGGCTCTCCCGCATTGAGCGCGGCGAACGCGCGGCTGATGAACTCCGTCCCGAGCCTGCGCTCACTCTCGGCTTTGAAGAAGAAGCTACCCTATCGAGGCACAACCCATGCACCGCGCCCTAA
- a CDS encoding CdaR family protein yields the protein MVAPRALLRRYRIAGVVLVLALVLWLYVKTENYYDWVFDVPLRVVGITPGLTLGNDPPLSVRVRVRGQGRALIAISISRDFAVTVNANLGRGTHRIPLGVTDVTMADYGGRIEVLEVLSPKEALLVLEPRVERTIPVQPKVTVQPLNGYAVVGAVHVEPESVSVAGPESLVRTVERWATKSRQFARATRDVRVRVPLEEPVDQKLTVNRREVLVVADVQKLMERVMHDIPVQARNIPPGYRAFVVPPKLTLTIEGGVDVVTKVSAEQITAYVEWRLPASPEQVDFPAVIETPEGVSWRDVSPQRFKVVLER from the coding sequence GTGGTTGCACCGCGCGCACTGCTTAGGCGTTACAGGATTGCCGGCGTGGTGCTTGTCCTCGCCTTGGTGCTGTGGCTCTACGTCAAGACCGAGAACTACTACGACTGGGTCTTCGACGTGCCACTGCGGGTCGTGGGCATCACTCCTGGCCTCACCTTGGGCAACGACCCTCCCCTCAGCGTACGAGTGCGCGTCAGAGGTCAGGGGCGCGCCCTTATAGCTATCAGCATCAGCCGCGACTTTGCCGTGACGGTCAATGCCAATCTGGGGCGTGGTACCCACCGCATCCCCTTGGGGGTTACGGACGTGACAATGGCAGACTATGGGGGCAGAATCGAGGTGTTGGAGGTCCTCTCTCCTAAGGAGGCGCTCCTGGTATTAGAACCTCGCGTGGAGCGCACGATCCCGGTGCAGCCTAAGGTCACCGTGCAACCCCTGAACGGTTATGCCGTAGTCGGAGCTGTCCATGTGGAGCCCGAATCGGTAAGCGTGGCAGGGCCGGAGTCGCTGGTGCGCACGGTCGAGCGATGGGCTACAAAGAGCCGTCAGTTTGCTCGGGCGACGCGTGATGTGCGAGTGCGCGTGCCGCTGGAGGAGCCGGTGGACCAAAAGCTTACCGTGAACCGGCGCGAGGTACTAGTGGTGGCAGACGTGCAGAAGCTCATGGAGCGAGTGATGCACGATATTCCCGTACAAGCGCGCAACATTCCCCCTGGATACAGGGCCTTTGTCGTTCCCCCAAAGTTAACGCTGACCATCGAGGGCGGGGTCGATGTGGTGACGAAGGTGAGCGCCGAGCAGATCACGGCGTACGTGGAGTGGAGACTTCCTGCCTCGCCCGAGCAGGTTGATTTTCCCGCGGTGATCGAAACCCCAGAGGGAGTGAGCTGGCGGGATGTATCACCCCAACGGTTCAAAGTCGTGCTTGAGCGCTGA